Proteins encoded in a region of the Vibrio sp. CB1-14 genome:
- the dsbB gene encoding disulfide bond formation protein DsbB: protein MTLLANIKAFSKTRWSWGLLLLAIIFFEICALFFQHVMQLAPCVMCIYERVAMFGIGGAALIGLINPNNTLLRWLGLGAWGASSIKGLTLSLEHVDYQFNPSPFKTCDLFVTFPDWAPLNEWAPWLFEAYGDCSKVVWQFLSLSMPQWLVVIFAGNLVALAIVVISQGAKVPSARHRGFQ from the coding sequence GTGACACTTCTAGCGAACATTAAGGCATTTTCAAAGACGCGATGGTCTTGGGGATTGCTGCTTCTAGCGATTATCTTTTTCGAAATCTGCGCTCTTTTCTTCCAGCATGTAATGCAACTCGCCCCTTGTGTCATGTGTATCTACGAACGCGTTGCGATGTTTGGCATCGGCGGTGCTGCGTTAATTGGCCTGATTAACCCCAATAATACCTTGCTGAGATGGCTTGGGTTAGGCGCGTGGGGAGCATCTTCTATCAAAGGTCTAACACTATCACTTGAGCACGTGGACTATCAGTTCAACCCTTCCCCATTTAAGACCTGTGATTTGTTTGTGACGTTCCCAGATTGGGCACCATTAAACGAATGGGCACCATGGTTGTTTGAAGCTTATGGCGATTGTTCAAAAGTGGTGTGGCAGTTCTTGTCGCTCTCTATGCCTCAGTGGCTGGTTGTTATCTTTGCGGGTAACTTGGTTGCGTTGGCGATTGTTGTAATTTCGCAGGGTGCGAAAGTGCCATCGGCTAGACATCGTGGGTTTCAATAA
- the nhaB gene encoding Na(+)/H(+) antiporter NhaB, with amino-acid sequence MPMSLGNAFIKNFLGKAPDWYKLAIIAFLIINPIVFFLVDPFVAGWLLVVEFIFTLAMALKCYPLQPGGLLAIEAVAIGMTSSDMVMHELINNIEVLLLLVFMVAGIYFMKQLLLFIFTKILLGIRSKAVLSLAFCFAAAFLSAFLDALTVIAVVISVSVGFYSIYHKVASGKNYGSSHDHTHDGEITDLTRDDLEDYRAFLRSLLMHAGVGTALGGVMTMVGEPQNLIIAGQAGWEFGEFIIRMLPVTGPVLICGLATCFIVEKIGVFGYGAELPDNVRNILVEFDREERKSRTKQDVAKLWIQGAIAVWLIVALAMHLAAVGLIGLSVIVLATAFTGVIEEHSMGKAFEEALPFTALLAVFFSIVAVIVDQGLFKPIIDAVLHIEDKGTQLALFYVANGLLSMVSDNVFVGTVYINEVKTALIDGVITRDQFDLLGVAINTGTNLPSVATPNGQAAFLFLLTSALAPLIRLSYGRMVIMALPYTIVLSIVGLLGIIYLVEPMTAWFYEAGWIVEHTGAVVESAISSGH; translated from the coding sequence ATGCCGATGTCCCTTGGAAATGCATTTATCAAGAACTTTCTTGGTAAGGCACCCGATTGGTATAAACTAGCGATCATCGCTTTCCTAATCATCAACCCTATTGTTTTCTTCCTCGTTGACCCGTTCGTTGCAGGTTGGCTGCTTGTTGTGGAATTCATTTTCACTCTTGCTATGGCACTTAAGTGCTACCCGCTACAACCTGGTGGTTTACTCGCCATAGAAGCTGTCGCAATTGGCATGACAAGCTCCGACATGGTTATGCATGAACTGATCAACAACATAGAAGTATTATTGCTTCTGGTCTTCATGGTTGCTGGTATCTACTTTATGAAACAGCTCCTGCTGTTCATCTTTACTAAGATATTGCTTGGCATTCGCTCGAAGGCTGTGTTGTCTTTGGCCTTCTGTTTTGCTGCGGCTTTCCTATCTGCATTCCTAGATGCACTAACGGTCATTGCGGTTGTTATCAGCGTGTCAGTTGGTTTCTACTCCATCTACCATAAAGTGGCTTCAGGTAAGAACTACGGCTCGTCTCACGACCACACTCATGACGGTGAAATCACCGATCTGACTCGTGACGATCTAGAAGATTACCGTGCATTCCTACGTTCACTATTGATGCATGCCGGTGTGGGTACAGCACTAGGTGGCGTTATGACTATGGTTGGTGAGCCTCAAAACCTTATCATTGCCGGTCAAGCAGGCTGGGAGTTTGGTGAGTTCATTATTCGCATGCTACCTGTTACGGGGCCTGTACTTATCTGTGGCCTTGCTACCTGTTTCATTGTAGAGAAAATCGGTGTGTTTGGTTACGGCGCAGAATTGCCTGATAACGTGCGTAACATCTTAGTTGAATTCGATCGTGAAGAACGTAAATCGCGTACCAAGCAAGATGTGGCGAAACTTTGGATCCAAGGCGCAATTGCAGTATGGCTGATTGTCGCTCTGGCAATGCACCTAGCAGCAGTTGGTCTTATCGGTCTATCAGTTATCGTTCTAGCAACGGCGTTTACCGGCGTGATTGAAGAGCACTCAATGGGTAAAGCCTTTGAAGAGGCGCTGCCGTTTACTGCACTACTTGCTGTATTCTTCTCCATCGTTGCTGTGATTGTTGACCAAGGTCTATTTAAACCAATCATTGACGCCGTTCTTCACATCGAAGACAAAGGCACTCAGCTTGCACTGTTCTATGTTGCTAACGGTTTATTGTCGATGGTATCCGATAACGTATTCGTCGGTACTGTTTACATCAACGAAGTGAAAACAGCGCTGATTGATGGCGTGATCACTCGTGACCAGTTCGACCTACTGGGTGTTGCAATCAACACAGGTACGAACCTACCATCTGTTGCAACGCCAAACGGTCAAGCAGCGTTCCTATTCCTACTTACTTCAGCGTTAGCACCGCTTATCCGCCTTTCTTACGGTCGTATGGTTATCATGGCACTGCCATACACCATCGTCCTATCGATTGTGGGTCTTCTTGGCATCATCTACCTGGTTGAGCCAATGACTGCATGGTTCTATGAAGCAGGTTGGATTGTTGAGCACACTGGTGCAGTAGTTGAGAGCGCTATCTCATCTGGACACTAA
- the fadR gene encoding fatty acid metabolism transcriptional regulator FadR, with amino-acid sequence MVIKAKSPAGFAEKYIIESIWNGRFPPGSILPAERELSELIGVTRTTLREVLQRLARDGWLTIQHGKPTKVNQFMETSGLHILDTLMTLDADNATSIVEDLLAARTNISPIFMRYAFKANKENAERTIEGIIESCESLLNAESWDAFIASSPYADKLKAHVKDDGDKDEAARQASLIAQTFNFYDYSLFQRLAFHSGNQIYGLIFNGLKKLYDRVGSYYFSNPEARTLALNFYKELLEVCRTGDRDRLPNAIRQYGMESGQIWTQMKTTLPSNFTEDDS; translated from the coding sequence ATGGTAATTAAGGCGAAGAGCCCAGCAGGGTTCGCTGAAAAGTATATTATTGAGAGTATCTGGAACGGCCGTTTCCCACCAGGCTCAATTCTCCCAGCTGAGCGAGAGCTGTCAGAACTAATTGGGGTCACACGAACTACGCTGCGTGAAGTGTTGCAGCGACTAGCCCGTGATGGCTGGCTAACTATCCAACATGGTAAGCCAACCAAAGTAAACCAATTCATGGAGACCTCGGGTCTGCATATTCTTGATACGCTCATGACGCTTGATGCGGATAATGCGACATCGATCGTTGAAGACCTGCTTGCGGCTCGCACTAACATCAGCCCAATTTTCATGCGCTATGCATTTAAAGCGAACAAAGAAAATGCTGAACGCACTATCGAAGGTATCATTGAGTCTTGCGAAAGCTTGCTGAATGCAGAGTCTTGGGACGCGTTCATTGCGTCGTCACCGTATGCCGATAAACTCAAGGCGCACGTAAAAGATGACGGCGATAAAGATGAAGCGGCACGCCAGGCATCGCTCATCGCTCAAACCTTTAATTTCTACGACTACTCGTTGTTCCAGCGTTTGGCGTTCCATTCTGGAAACCAAATCTATGGTTTGATCTTCAATGGTCTTAAGAAGCTGTATGACCGTGTTGGCTCGTACTACTTTTCAAACCCAGAAGCACGTACTTTGGCACTTAATTTCTATAAAGAGCTGTTAGAGGTATGCCGCACGGGAGATCGTGACAGACTGCCTAACGCTATTCGTCAATACGGTATGGAAAGTGGCCAAATCTGGACTCAGATGAAGACCACACTGCCGAGCAACTTTACAGAAGACGACAGTTAA
- the metG gene encoding methionine--tRNA ligase, with amino-acid sequence MATDPRKLLVTCALPYANGSIHLGHMLEHIQADIWVRYQRLRGNVVNFICADDAHGTPIMLKAQQMGITPEEMIAAVSEEHQKDFAGFDISFDNYHSTHSDENRELASHIYLELKKNGFISSRTISQLFDPEKEMFLPDRFVKGTCPKCKSEDQYGDNCDNCGETYSPTELINPKSAVSGATPVMKDSEHFFFDLPQFESMLKEWTRSGSLQSETANKMQEWFESGLQQWDISRDAPYFGFEIPGEKNKFFYVWLDAPVGYMASFKNLCGKRDDLDFDEYWKKDSSTELYHFIGKDIVYFHSLFWPAMLEGSGFRKPNNVFVHGYVTVNGAKMSKSKGTFIKAATYLNHLDPECLRYYYAAKLNSRIDDLDLNLEDFTQRVNADVVNKIVNLASRNAGFISKRFEGKLSDNFAEPELYNEFVAAADRIAELYESREFGRAIREITALADKANQYVDEKAPWVVAKEEGKDQELQDICSVGINLFRVLMTYLKPVMPDLAARTEAFLNETLTWEGIAAPLTGHEITKFKALFNRIDPKKVEAMIEASKEDAAAEVAAKEKAEAEKNKASQTELDKDPIADEIEFDDFAKVDMRIARIISCEEVPKANKLLKFQLDIGGETRQVFSGIKSAYKPEELEGKLTVMVANLKPRKMKFGMSEGMILAAGPGGSDLWILEPHEGAQPGMRVM; translated from the coding sequence ATGGCAACCGATCCAAGAAAACTGTTGGTCACTTGTGCACTTCCGTACGCTAACGGCTCTATCCACCTAGGTCATATGCTTGAGCATATCCAAGCGGATATTTGGGTGCGCTACCAACGTCTACGTGGCAACGTAGTAAACTTCATTTGTGCTGATGACGCTCACGGCACACCAATCATGCTGAAAGCTCAGCAGATGGGGATCACGCCGGAAGAAATGATCGCAGCAGTTAGTGAAGAGCACCAGAAAGACTTCGCTGGCTTTGATATCAGTTTTGACAACTACCACAGCACGCACTCAGACGAGAACCGCGAGTTGGCATCTCATATTTACCTTGAGCTGAAGAAGAATGGCTTCATTTCTAGCCGCACTATTTCTCAGCTGTTTGACCCAGAAAAAGAGATGTTCCTACCGGATCGCTTCGTTAAAGGTACTTGCCCGAAATGTAAGTCGGAAGATCAATACGGCGACAACTGTGATAACTGTGGCGAAACCTACAGCCCAACTGAACTGATTAATCCTAAATCAGCCGTGTCTGGCGCGACACCAGTCATGAAAGACTCTGAGCACTTCTTCTTCGACCTGCCTCAGTTTGAAAGCATGTTAAAAGAGTGGACTCGCTCTGGCTCGCTTCAATCTGAAACAGCGAACAAGATGCAAGAGTGGTTCGAGTCAGGTCTGCAGCAGTGGGATATTTCTCGCGATGCACCTTACTTCGGTTTCGAAATCCCAGGCGAAAAGAACAAGTTCTTCTACGTTTGGCTAGATGCCCCTGTTGGCTACATGGCGTCATTCAAAAACCTTTGTGGCAAACGTGACGACCTCGATTTCGATGAGTACTGGAAAAAAGACAGCTCGACTGAGCTCTACCACTTCATCGGTAAAGACATTGTTTACTTCCACAGCCTATTCTGGCCAGCAATGCTCGAAGGCAGTGGCTTCCGTAAGCCAAATAACGTTTTCGTTCACGGCTACGTGACGGTAAACGGCGCTAAGATGTCTAAGTCGAAAGGCACCTTCATCAAGGCGGCAACGTACCTAAACCACTTGGATCCTGAGTGTCTACGTTACTACTACGCTGCTAAGCTAAACAGCCGTATTGACGATCTAGACCTTAACCTGGAAGACTTCACGCAACGTGTTAACGCTGACGTCGTCAACAAGATTGTTAACCTAGCTTCTCGTAACGCTGGCTTCATCAGCAAACGTTTCGAAGGCAAGCTTTCTGACAACTTTGCTGAGCCTGAGCTATACAACGAATTCGTTGCAGCCGCTGACCGCATCGCAGAGCTTTACGAGTCTCGCGAGTTTGGTCGTGCAATCCGTGAAATCACGGCATTAGCTGACAAAGCAAACCAGTACGTTGACGAGAAAGCACCTTGGGTTGTTGCTAAAGAAGAAGGCAAAGACCAAGAGCTTCAAGACATCTGTTCAGTGGGTATTAACCTATTCCGCGTTCTGATGACGTACCTGAAGCCAGTTATGCCAGATTTGGCAGCGCGTACAGAAGCATTCCTAAACGAAACGCTAACATGGGAAGGTATTGCCGCGCCGCTTACTGGTCACGAAATCACTAAGTTCAAAGCCCTGTTTAACCGCATCGATCCTAAGAAAGTAGAAGCGATGATTGAAGCTTCTAAAGAAGACGCGGCAGCAGAAGTTGCGGCGAAAGAAAAAGCGGAAGCAGAGAAGAACAAAGCAAGCCAAACTGAGCTTGATAAAGATCCTATCGCTGATGAGATCGAGTTTGACGACTTTGCCAAAGTGGACATGCGTATTGCTCGCATCATTTCTTGTGAAGAAGTGCCAAAAGCGAACAAGCTACTTAAGTTCCAGCTAGATATTGGCGGAGAAACTCGCCAAGTATTCTCTGGTATTAAGTCGGCATACAAACCAGAAGAACTAGAAGGCAAGCTAACTGTTATGGTAGCAAACCTGAAGCCTCGCAAGATGAAGTTTGGTATGTCTGAAGGCATGATCCTAGCCGCAGGCCCTGGTGGTAGCGACTTATGGATCCTTGAGCCACACGAAGGTGCTCAGCCAGGCATGCGTGTGATGTAA
- the apbC gene encoding iron-sulfur cluster carrier protein ApbC — MRTFESKQDFCQWLGEFSHSNLKLGWSEVPDVVKVAASGEFQIALPFANLSAREALARWIEGKQASGKVAKFPFSVSASTKALETTVATEIKGVKNVIAVTSAKGGVGKSTTAVNLALAISQLGAKVGILDADVYVPSIPIMLGQIDAHPEVREGKWMQPVPAHGIYTQSIGYLMSTDDAAIWRGPMASKALAQLLNETEWPDLDYLVIDMPPGTGDIQLTLSQQIPVTGALIVTTPQDLALADAIKGAAMFEKVSVPVVGIVENMSYHICSQCGSKEHIFGAGGAEWMAAKFGLNLLGQVPLHIDIRESIDNGAPTVVSQPESEHATIYRELAERVCSDLFWSGKPKPDSILFKMVE; from the coding sequence ATGCGCACGTTCGAATCGAAACAAGATTTTTGCCAATGGCTAGGGGAGTTCAGCCACTCAAACCTCAAGCTGGGATGGAGTGAAGTCCCTGATGTGGTTAAGGTTGCAGCCTCGGGTGAGTTTCAAATTGCTCTGCCGTTTGCCAACCTCTCTGCGCGAGAGGCGTTAGCTCGCTGGATTGAGGGCAAGCAAGCCTCTGGCAAAGTTGCTAAGTTTCCTTTCTCCGTATCCGCCAGTACCAAAGCACTAGAAACCACGGTCGCGACGGAAATCAAAGGCGTGAAAAACGTCATTGCGGTAACTTCGGCAAAAGGTGGCGTGGGTAAATCGACGACGGCGGTCAATCTAGCATTGGCAATCAGTCAGTTGGGAGCAAAAGTCGGTATTTTAGATGCCGATGTATACGTCCCTTCTATCCCTATCATGCTTGGTCAAATCGATGCGCATCCAGAGGTGCGTGAAGGCAAATGGATGCAACCAGTGCCGGCACATGGTATTTACACGCAATCTATTGGGTACCTGATGAGCACTGACGATGCAGCAATTTGGCGTGGCCCTATGGCGTCTAAAGCATTAGCTCAGCTTCTTAATGAAACGGAGTGGCCAGATTTGGATTACTTGGTTATCGATATGCCACCGGGCACAGGGGATATTCAGCTGACCTTATCTCAGCAAATACCGGTAACGGGCGCACTTATCGTTACTACGCCGCAAGATCTTGCTTTGGCGGACGCGATTAAAGGCGCAGCTATGTTCGAGAAGGTTTCGGTACCTGTGGTCGGTATTGTAGAGAACATGAGCTATCACATCTGTAGCCAATGTGGCTCTAAAGAGCACATTTTTGGGGCTGGCGGTGCAGAGTGGATGGCGGCTAAATTCGGTTTGAATCTTCTTGGTCAGGTACCACTTCATATCGATATTCGCGAGTCGATTGATAATGGTGCGCCAACGGTAGTTTCACAGCCAGAAAGTGAGCATGCAACCATCTATCGAGAGCTTGCTGAAAGAGTCTGCTCGGATCTATTTTGGAGTGGCAAACCGAAACCAGACTCAATCTTGTTTAAGATGGTCGAATAA
- the udk gene encoding uridine kinase, with the protein MSDNNQCVIVGIAGASASGKSLIASTIYNELREKVGDHQIGVITEDCYYNDQSHLSMEERVKTNYDHPNALDHDLLCDHLEQLINGEAVEVPEYSYTEHTRTENSTSMTPKKVIILEGILLLTDPRLRKLMHATVFMDTPLDICLLRRVKRDVEERGRTMESVLKQYQSTVRPMFMQFIEPSKQHADIIVPRGGKNRIAIDVLKAHIAKLLRA; encoded by the coding sequence ATGTCTGATAATAATCAATGTGTCATCGTCGGTATCGCTGGCGCTTCTGCTTCTGGAAAAAGCCTCATCGCGAGCACTATCTATAATGAACTTCGCGAGAAGGTTGGCGATCATCAAATCGGTGTCATCACGGAAGATTGTTACTACAACGATCAAAGTCACTTGAGCATGGAAGAGCGTGTTAAAACCAACTACGACCACCCAAATGCTCTTGACCACGATCTACTTTGTGATCACCTAGAGCAGTTGATCAATGGTGAAGCGGTTGAAGTACCAGAGTACAGCTACACTGAGCACACACGCACTGAAAATAGCACCTCTATGACACCAAAGAAAGTGATCATCCTTGAAGGTATTCTACTGCTGACAGATCCTCGTCTACGTAAACTCATGCACGCGACAGTGTTCATGGATACACCACTTGATATCTGTCTACTGCGCCGCGTTAAACGTGACGTTGAAGAACGTGGTCGTACAATGGAATCTGTTTTAAAACAGTACCAATCGACAGTTCGTCCTATGTTTATGCAGTTTATTGAACCGTCAAAGCAACACGCGGACATTATTGTTCCACGTGGCGGTAAAAACCGTATTGCAATCGACGTGTTAAAAGCGCACATCGCTAAACTACTTCGTGCATAA
- a CDS encoding AsmA family protein codes for MKKLLLILAIPVLVIVLGVAALVMFVNPNQFKPMLAEQVKNQTGLELEISGDISWQFFPSVGLELGQTSLKNPQGFQNPNLFSVSQVGVSVAVMPLLDKTLEIGSITLDGAQVYLETLKDGSSNLDALTAAPQTETVADPAATSDAPAEASTSAADGWQISLSGVTVSNALLEVSNAQTGTFTKLYDVGLNVTEFAVDQWTTANFELKGQNNDQQFTAKGIADFKLAQGFAEYALKNIEFDATYKDAANQIQQAQLKLATFEFDKPNAIDFSMKGNAADLTFDAKGGTTFTVDKAISLVKLSGLSLDSTLNGAALPQSPMKITMASDLSFDLNKSFLDFVLQKLTVNKIELDGKATVQLADIPKVRFSLHSPNIDLDEFLGLNQTAASTDSKGGESGTGDSGTSAPAQEVEPDLTALSGLDVQGKITIDKFKAGNAHMQQVKTDFAVNRGVATLNSFSSQLYGGSITATGKLDARKSPASYSAVKRIKGVKVQPLLVDVANNDMLEGTGNIDVNVKGKGLAPTAMKKNLSGTVKINFADGAVNGINVAQLIRENYARFKGQSLDGEKGPKKTDFSAMKATLKLANGVVSTNDMTAESPLLRVKGDGSANYINETADFVVSTSVVGTLEGQGGQNIDELRDVTIPIRITGAWTDPKFALVFDDVLKEKAKKEVERATERLGIKDEKTKKAVDSLLKGLFN; via the coding sequence ATGAAAAAACTCCTCCTCATTCTCGCCATCCCAGTGCTGGTGATCGTGTTGGGTGTCGCCGCACTGGTGATGTTCGTCAACCCTAATCAGTTCAAACCTATGCTCGCTGAGCAAGTGAAAAACCAAACCGGTCTAGAGCTTGAAATCAGCGGTGACATCAGCTGGCAGTTCTTTCCGTCGGTAGGCCTAGAGCTCGGCCAAACTAGCCTTAAAAACCCACAAGGTTTTCAAAACCCAAATCTATTTAGTGTAAGCCAAGTCGGCGTCAGTGTGGCTGTGATGCCGCTACTCGATAAAACGTTGGAGATTGGCTCGATAACGTTAGATGGCGCGCAGGTTTATTTAGAAACCCTTAAAGATGGCAGCTCAAATCTTGATGCCTTGACGGCAGCGCCGCAAACAGAGACGGTTGCAGATCCTGCTGCGACCAGCGATGCGCCAGCGGAAGCGTCCACATCAGCCGCCGATGGATGGCAGATTTCTCTATCTGGTGTCACAGTGTCAAATGCGCTGCTTGAGGTATCAAACGCGCAAACAGGGACTTTCACTAAGCTTTATGATGTGGGCTTGAATGTGACCGAGTTCGCAGTCGACCAATGGACGACGGCGAACTTTGAGCTTAAAGGCCAAAATAACGATCAGCAGTTCACAGCAAAAGGTATCGCTGACTTTAAATTGGCGCAGGGCTTTGCTGAGTATGCACTTAAGAATATTGAGTTTGATGCAACCTACAAGGATGCGGCAAACCAGATTCAGCAAGCGCAGTTAAAACTGGCGACGTTTGAATTTGATAAGCCAAATGCCATCGATTTCTCAATGAAAGGCAATGCTGCTGATCTCACCTTTGATGCGAAAGGCGGTACTACGTTTACCGTTGATAAAGCCATCTCACTGGTTAAGCTGAGCGGTTTATCATTGGATTCGACCTTAAACGGTGCTGCGTTGCCGCAGTCGCCTATGAAAATCACCATGGCTTCGGATCTCAGCTTTGACTTGAATAAAAGCTTCCTTGATTTTGTATTGCAGAAATTGACCGTCAATAAGATTGAGCTGGATGGTAAAGCAACGGTGCAGTTGGCGGACATCCCTAAAGTGCGCTTCTCACTGCATAGCCCAAATATCGATTTAGATGAGTTTTTGGGCTTGAACCAAACAGCTGCTAGCACTGACTCTAAAGGTGGTGAATCTGGAACGGGTGATTCGGGAACGAGTGCGCCTGCACAAGAGGTTGAACCTGATTTAACGGCGCTTAGCGGTTTGGATGTTCAAGGTAAGATCACTATCGATAAATTCAAAGCGGGCAATGCTCATATGCAGCAAGTGAAGACCGATTTTGCTGTGAATCGCGGCGTGGCTACGCTGAACTCTTTCAGCTCGCAGCTTTACGGTGGTTCCATTACGGCAACTGGCAAGCTGGATGCGCGCAAGTCACCAGCATCATACAGCGCAGTGAAACGTATCAAAGGCGTCAAAGTGCAGCCATTGCTGGTTGATGTGGCAAACAACGATATGTTGGAAGGCACGGGCAATATTGATGTTAATGTCAAAGGTAAAGGTCTTGCACCCACTGCGATGAAGAAGAACTTGTCGGGTACGGTGAAAATCAACTTTGCCGATGGCGCAGTTAATGGTATCAATGTGGCGCAGCTTATTCGTGAAAACTACGCTCGCTTTAAAGGCCAGTCTTTGGATGGAGAAAAAGGCCCTAAGAAAACCGACTTTAGTGCGATGAAAGCAACACTCAAGCTCGCCAATGGTGTGGTGTCGACTAATGATATGACGGCGGAATCGCCGCTACTGCGTGTGAAAGGTGATGGCTCTGCTAATTATATTAATGAGACGGCTGACTTTGTCGTGAGCACTTCGGTTGTTGGTACCCTTGAAGGGCAGGGCGGCCAGAATATCGATGAGCTGAGAGATGTCACGATTCCAATTCGAATCACCGGTGCGTGGACGGATCCGAAATTTGCGTTGGTGTTTGACGATGTGCTCAAAGAGAAAGCTAAAAAAGAAGTCGAGCGTGCCACTGAGCGATTAGGCATTAAAGATGAAAAGACGAAAAAAGCAGTAGATAGCCTGCTGAAAGGTCTCTTTAACTAA
- the cobO gene encoding cob(I)yrinic acid a,c-diamide adenosyltransferase, whose amino-acid sequence MSMSEESKQQRHKERQQKVKENVDQKIANAQIEKGLLLIITGNGKGKSTSGFGTVARAVGHGKKCAVAQFIKGTWDNGERNLLEKLGVEFQVMATGFTWETQNKAADTEAAQGVWQECKRMLQDESIDVVLFDELTYMVSYGYIELDEVVEALNKRPAMQSVIITGRAAHRTLIEMADTVSEVKNVKHAFESGVKALKGVDW is encoded by the coding sequence ATGTCAATGTCGGAAGAGTCTAAGCAGCAGCGTCATAAAGAGCGCCAACAGAAAGTCAAAGAGAATGTCGATCAGAAAATCGCCAATGCTCAAATTGAGAAAGGCCTGCTACTGATCATCACCGGAAACGGTAAAGGAAAATCGACATCAGGGTTTGGCACAGTCGCACGCGCCGTTGGACACGGCAAAAAGTGTGCAGTGGCACAGTTTATCAAAGGGACATGGGACAACGGTGAGCGTAACCTACTCGAAAAGCTTGGTGTTGAATTTCAGGTGATGGCGACGGGCTTTACTTGGGAAACCCAAAACAAAGCTGCGGATACTGAAGCGGCTCAAGGCGTCTGGCAAGAGTGCAAGCGTATGCTGCAAGATGAGTCTATTGATGTCGTCCTATTTGACGAACTGACCTACATGGTGAGTTATGGTTATATTGAGCTTGATGAAGTCGTCGAGGCACTTAATAAGCGCCCTGCTATGCAGTCAGTCATTATCACCGGACGCGCCGCGCATCGAACACTGATTGAAATGGCGGACACCGTTTCCGAAGTGAAAAACGTTAAACACGCCTTTGAATCTGGTGTGAAAGCACTTAAAGGTGTTGATTGGTAA
- a CDS encoding arginine repressor, with protein MYDTPDLDNPTVDEKKLTEVCKNLLQQQSFTTQNKLRQALVALGYHGISQSTVSRLLAQLGVVKMQNACGKKAYCLTSESSSVRVDSSISSQIELITNNQSLVVIKTHPGSAQLIARLIDIDPHADILATIGGNDTILVVPKHVKDVDRCEQVVRARLGA; from the coding sequence ATGTACGACACTCCTGATTTAGACAACCCTACTGTCGATGAGAAAAAACTCACCGAAGTGTGCAAAAATCTGCTGCAACAACAAAGCTTCACAACCCAGAACAAACTTAGGCAAGCCCTTGTCGCTCTTGGCTACCATGGGATCAGCCAATCTACAGTCTCACGCCTTCTTGCCCAGCTTGGCGTTGTCAAAATGCAAAATGCTTGTGGCAAAAAAGCGTACTGCTTAACCTCAGAAAGCAGCTCGGTTCGCGTTGATTCTTCTATCTCTTCTCAAATCGAACTCATCACTAACAATCAATCGTTGGTGGTGATCAAGACCCACCCTGGTAGTGCACAATTGATAGCGAGACTCATCGATATCGACCCACACGCCGACATCCTCGCAACTATCGGAGGCAACGACACCATTTTAGTGGTGCCAAAACATGTCAAAGATGTCGATCGCTGTGAGCAAGTCGTGCGAGCGCGATTAGGTGCATAG